In one window of Neofelis nebulosa isolate mNeoNeb1 chromosome 15, mNeoNeb1.pri, whole genome shotgun sequence DNA:
- the ZBTB7B gene encoding zinc finger and BTB domain-containing protein 7B isoform X2: MGSPEDDLIGIPFPDHSSELLSCLNEQRQLGHLCDLTIRTQGLEYRTHRAVLAACSHYFKKLFTEGGGGAVSGAGGGGPAAGGAGTGVCELDFVGPEALGALLEFAYTATLTTSSANMPAVLQAARLLEIPCVIAACMEILQGSGLEAPSPDEDDCERARQYLEAFATATATAAGVPDGEDSPPQAPRPPPPPPPPRPVARRSRKPRKAFLQTKGARANHLVPEVPAVPSQPVTYEEEEGARVGGSAGSGPGDSYSPPAGTASPPEGPLTYEAYEGEEEEEEPVYSTAYGLAQGGGPPLSPEELGSDEDAIDPDLMAYLSSLHQDALAPGLDGQDKLVRKRRSQMPQECPVCHKIIHGAGKLPRHMRTHTGEKPFACEVCGVRFTRNDKLKIHMRKHTGERPYSCPHCPARFLHSYDLKNHMHLHTGDRPYECHLCHKAFAKEDHLQRHLKGQNCLEVRTRRRRKDDAPPHYPPPSAAAPSPAGLDLSNGHLDTFRLSLARFWEQSAPTGPPVAALGPPDDEEEEGAPSTPQAEGAMESS; encoded by the exons ATGGGGAGCCCTGAGGACGACCTCATCGGAATCCCATTCCCAGACCACAGCAGCGAGCTCCTGAGCTGCCTCAACGAACAGCGCCAGCTGGGCCACCTCTGCGACCTCACCATCCGGACCCAGGGCCTCGAATACCGCACCCACCGGGCCGTGCTGGCCGCCTGCAGCCACTACTTCAAGAAGCTGTTCACCGAGGGCGGTGGTGGCGCCGTCtcgggggccgggggcggcgggCCGGCCGCCGGGGGGGCGGGCACCGGCGTGTGCGAGCTGGACTTCGTGGGGCCGGAGGCCCTGGGCGCCCTGCTCGAGTTCGCCTACACGGCCACGCTGACGACCAGCAGCGCCAACATGCCCGCCGTGCTCCAGGCCGCCCGGCTGCTGGAGATCCCGTGTGTCATCGCTGCCTGCATGGAGATTCTGCAGGGCAGCGGCCTGGAAGCCCCCAGCCCCGACGAGGACGACTGTGAGCGGGCCCGCCAGTACCTGGAGGCCTtcgccacggccacggccacggcgGCAGGAGTTCCCGATGGCGAAGACAGCCCCCCGCAggcgccccgcccgcccccgcccccgccgccccctcggCCCGTGGCCCGCCGCAGCCGCAAGCCCCGGAAAGCGTTCCTGCAGACCAAGGGGGCCCGGGCGAACCACTTAGTGCCCGAGGTGCCCGCGGTGCCCAGCCAACCCGTGACctacgaggaggaggagggggccaggGTGGGTGGCAGTGCGGGCAGCGGGCCGGGGGACAGCTACAGCCCTCCAGCCGGGACTGCTTCACCCCCCGAGGGGCCCCTGACCTACGAGGCCTATGagggtgaggaagaagaggaggagcccGTGTACTCCACCGCCTACGGGCTGGCGCAGGGGGGTGGGCCCCCGCTGTCCCCAGAGGAGCTGGGCTCAGACGAGGACGCCATCGATCCTGACCTGATGGCCTACCTGAGTTCGCTGCACCAGGACGCCCTCGCGCCCGGCCTGGACGGCCAGGACAAGCTGGTGCGCAAACGCCgctcccagatgccccaggagtgCCCCGTCTGCCACAAGATCATCCACGGGGCAGGCAAGCTGCCCCGCCACATGAGGACCCACACGGGTGAGAAGCCCTTCGCCTGCGAAGTCTGCGGCGTCCGCTTCACCCG GAACGACAAGCTGAAGATTCACATGCGGAAGCACACCGGAGAGCGGCCTTACTCGTGCCCGCACTGCCCAGCCCGCTTCCTGCACAGCTACGACCTCAAGAACCACATGCACCTGCACACGGGGGACCGGCCCTACGAGTGCCACCTGTGCCACAAGGCCTTCGCCAAGGAGGACCACCTGCAGCGCCACCTCAAGGGCCAGAACTGCCTGGAGGTGCGCACCCGGCGGCGCCGGAAGGACGACGCGCCACCCCACTACCCACCGCCCTCCGCCGCCGCCCCGTCCCCCGCGGGCCTCGACCTCTCCAACGGCCACTTGGACACCTTCCGCCTCTCTCTGGCCCGATTCTGGGAGCAGTCAGCCCCTACTGGCCCTCCGGTCGCCGCCCTGGGGCCCCCTGatgacgaggaggaggagggggcaccCAGTACGCCGCAGGCCGAAGGTGCCATGGAGTCCTCTTAG
- the ZBTB7B gene encoding zinc finger and BTB domain-containing protein 7B isoform X1: MPPPGSFLFRCPQLPPSVRPLRPAPSPWSPWPLGAGMSAAPWPGWQGLAPGQGAVKKMGSPEDDLIGIPFPDHSSELLSCLNEQRQLGHLCDLTIRTQGLEYRTHRAVLAACSHYFKKLFTEGGGGAVSGAGGGGPAAGGAGTGVCELDFVGPEALGALLEFAYTATLTTSSANMPAVLQAARLLEIPCVIAACMEILQGSGLEAPSPDEDDCERARQYLEAFATATATAAGVPDGEDSPPQAPRPPPPPPPPRPVARRSRKPRKAFLQTKGARANHLVPEVPAVPSQPVTYEEEEGARVGGSAGSGPGDSYSPPAGTASPPEGPLTYEAYEGEEEEEEPVYSTAYGLAQGGGPPLSPEELGSDEDAIDPDLMAYLSSLHQDALAPGLDGQDKLVRKRRSQMPQECPVCHKIIHGAGKLPRHMRTHTGEKPFACEVCGVRFTRNDKLKIHMRKHTGERPYSCPHCPARFLHSYDLKNHMHLHTGDRPYECHLCHKAFAKEDHLQRHLKGQNCLEVRTRRRRKDDAPPHYPPPSAAAPSPAGLDLSNGHLDTFRLSLARFWEQSAPTGPPVAALGPPDDEEEEGAPSTPQAEGAMESS; the protein is encoded by the exons AAAAAGATGGGGAGCCCTGAGGACGACCTCATCGGAATCCCATTCCCAGACCACAGCAGCGAGCTCCTGAGCTGCCTCAACGAACAGCGCCAGCTGGGCCACCTCTGCGACCTCACCATCCGGACCCAGGGCCTCGAATACCGCACCCACCGGGCCGTGCTGGCCGCCTGCAGCCACTACTTCAAGAAGCTGTTCACCGAGGGCGGTGGTGGCGCCGTCtcgggggccgggggcggcgggCCGGCCGCCGGGGGGGCGGGCACCGGCGTGTGCGAGCTGGACTTCGTGGGGCCGGAGGCCCTGGGCGCCCTGCTCGAGTTCGCCTACACGGCCACGCTGACGACCAGCAGCGCCAACATGCCCGCCGTGCTCCAGGCCGCCCGGCTGCTGGAGATCCCGTGTGTCATCGCTGCCTGCATGGAGATTCTGCAGGGCAGCGGCCTGGAAGCCCCCAGCCCCGACGAGGACGACTGTGAGCGGGCCCGCCAGTACCTGGAGGCCTtcgccacggccacggccacggcgGCAGGAGTTCCCGATGGCGAAGACAGCCCCCCGCAggcgccccgcccgcccccgcccccgccgccccctcggCCCGTGGCCCGCCGCAGCCGCAAGCCCCGGAAAGCGTTCCTGCAGACCAAGGGGGCCCGGGCGAACCACTTAGTGCCCGAGGTGCCCGCGGTGCCCAGCCAACCCGTGACctacgaggaggaggagggggccaggGTGGGTGGCAGTGCGGGCAGCGGGCCGGGGGACAGCTACAGCCCTCCAGCCGGGACTGCTTCACCCCCCGAGGGGCCCCTGACCTACGAGGCCTATGagggtgaggaagaagaggaggagcccGTGTACTCCACCGCCTACGGGCTGGCGCAGGGGGGTGGGCCCCCGCTGTCCCCAGAGGAGCTGGGCTCAGACGAGGACGCCATCGATCCTGACCTGATGGCCTACCTGAGTTCGCTGCACCAGGACGCCCTCGCGCCCGGCCTGGACGGCCAGGACAAGCTGGTGCGCAAACGCCgctcccagatgccccaggagtgCCCCGTCTGCCACAAGATCATCCACGGGGCAGGCAAGCTGCCCCGCCACATGAGGACCCACACGGGTGAGAAGCCCTTCGCCTGCGAAGTCTGCGGCGTCCGCTTCACCCG GAACGACAAGCTGAAGATTCACATGCGGAAGCACACCGGAGAGCGGCCTTACTCGTGCCCGCACTGCCCAGCCCGCTTCCTGCACAGCTACGACCTCAAGAACCACATGCACCTGCACACGGGGGACCGGCCCTACGAGTGCCACCTGTGCCACAAGGCCTTCGCCAAGGAGGACCACCTGCAGCGCCACCTCAAGGGCCAGAACTGCCTGGAGGTGCGCACCCGGCGGCGCCGGAAGGACGACGCGCCACCCCACTACCCACCGCCCTCCGCCGCCGCCCCGTCCCCCGCGGGCCTCGACCTCTCCAACGGCCACTTGGACACCTTCCGCCTCTCTCTGGCCCGATTCTGGGAGCAGTCAGCCCCTACTGGCCCTCCGGTCGCCGCCCTGGGGCCCCCTGatgacgaggaggaggagggggcaccCAGTACGCCGCAGGCCGAAGGTGCCATGGAGTCCTCTTAG